From the genome of Nitratidesulfovibrio sp.:
CGCGCATCCTGGACTACGATGCCCGCTCGGCAGAGGCCCTGACCAGCGACAAGAAGGCCATCGTGCTGGACAACTACGCCCGCTGGCGCATCACCGACCCGCTGACCTTCTACCGCACCGTGCGCACCATTCCCGGCGCCCAGGCCCGCCTGGACGATACCGTGTATTCGCAGTTGCGCGTCTTTGTGGGGCGCAACACCCTGACCGAGGTGGTTTCGTCCAAGCGCGCCGAGATCATGGGCGCGGTGACGGCCCGCACCTCTGAACTGCTGCGCGAGTACGGCATGGAGATCATCGACGTGCGCATCAAGCGCACCGACCTGCCCACGGAGAACCAGCGCGCCATCTTCGGCCGCATGCGCGCCGAACGCGAGCGCCAGGCCAAGCAGTACCGCTCGGAAGGCCAGGAGGAATCGACCAAGATTCGCTCTACCG
Proteins encoded in this window:
- the hflC gene encoding protease modulator HflC, producing the protein MDRRTITVLIALAALLVMGSQCMYSVHQTQKAIVLQLGEPVGGVVAPGLHFKLPFVQNVVYFDSRILDYDARSAEALTSDKKAIVLDNYARWRITDPLTFYRTVRTIPGAQARLDDTVYSQLRVFVGRNTLTEVVSSKRAEIMGAVTARTSELLREYGMEIIDVRIKRTDLPTENQRAIFGRMRAERERQAKQYRSEGQEESTKIRSTADRERTVLMAEATRKSEILRGEGDADAARIFSEALSQSPEFYDFQRSLDAYRKVFRDNTRIILTPTDPFLKQFQGR